Proteins from one Pelorhabdus rhamnosifermentans genomic window:
- a CDS encoding RNA polymerase sigma factor, producing the protein MISDECLAMQIQQGKECAFEAIVRRYHGPIHGYIVRLGGEYHVANDIVQEVFIKIFRNIHQYRSSLPFRPWIFAIASNAYKDYLKKTYLSRDVGGLENMDGMMLSPDIAENQLLIHDQREVVLTAVGSLKTIYREVLVLRYYQDLKLDEIAITLQIPVGTVKSRLSTALHQLKNFFAEGADCDEIRING; encoded by the coding sequence GTGATTTCTGATGAATGTTTAGCAATGCAAATTCAACAAGGAAAAGAGTGTGCTTTTGAAGCGATCGTTCGTCGTTATCATGGACCGATACATGGCTATATTGTCAGATTGGGCGGTGAATATCATGTGGCGAATGACATCGTACAAGAGGTTTTTATTAAAATTTTTCGCAATATTCATCAGTATAGAAGTTCATTGCCTTTTAGGCCGTGGATTTTTGCGATTGCCTCTAATGCTTACAAAGATTATTTAAAAAAGACGTATTTGTCAAGAGATGTGGGCGGGTTGGAAAATATGGATGGAATGATGCTGAGTCCGGATATTGCTGAAAATCAGTTGCTTATTCATGACCAGCGGGAAGTTGTTCTGACAGCCGTCGGAAGTCTTAAGACAATTTATCGTGAAGTTTTGGTGCTGCGTTATTATCAAGATCTCAAATTAGATGAAATTGCTATAACCTTGCAAATTCCAGTAGGCACTGTTAAATCAAGGCTTTCGACCGCTTTACATCAGTTAAAGAACTTTTTTGCAGAAGGAGCGGATTGCGATGAAATCAGAATTAACGGATAA